Proteins found in one Sporosarcina sp. FSL K6-3457 genomic segment:
- a CDS encoding Ger(x)C family spore germination protein codes for MKKIILIFIVCTFFLVGCWDERLYKDVTIVPIMGYDGEPGKWTGYFSHAVVAAPDSISFSTVEGSGVSIEEARLDANRKVSESLDPSQVLVVLLTTEVAKTNLMETFDVAYRMPRTRLSSRFVVVEGDMAPYMEKTEIMGKMLPDYYDENLKTAAFSSIIPEGDIQLAARLLLDEAIDLQLPYLKMSETTGVPEVAGVALFSDKVFSGDILDTKESMIVQILKKKPGKYAMFTYEWEKEGKTYPVTVTIVTYNKKWDIQDSKINALYKIKFNVNEFAYNHLDKDKSRKELETFLSKELTKDFNEVVKKLQEAKSDAVGFGRSVRAFHPRLWEKGKWQDTFSELDIHVKVEAEITRTGILN; via the coding sequence ATGAAAAAAATTATACTCATATTTATTGTTTGTACATTTTTTCTAGTGGGATGTTGGGATGAACGGTTATATAAGGATGTTACCATTGTCCCGATTATGGGCTACGATGGGGAACCTGGGAAATGGACGGGATACTTCTCTCATGCTGTTGTCGCTGCTCCTGATAGCATCAGTTTTTCGACTGTGGAAGGAAGTGGTGTTTCTATAGAAGAAGCACGGCTCGATGCAAATCGAAAGGTAAGTGAATCGCTTGACCCCTCACAAGTACTAGTTGTACTCCTTACGACAGAAGTCGCGAAGACGAACCTCATGGAGACCTTCGATGTGGCCTACAGAATGCCACGTACTCGGTTGAGTAGTCGATTCGTAGTAGTGGAAGGGGATATGGCTCCCTATATGGAGAAGACAGAAATTATGGGCAAAATGCTCCCCGATTACTATGATGAAAATTTGAAAACTGCTGCATTTTCATCTATTATTCCAGAAGGTGATATTCAGTTAGCCGCACGATTACTATTAGATGAAGCAATTGATCTTCAATTACCTTACTTGAAAATGTCCGAAACTACAGGAGTACCTGAAGTAGCGGGAGTCGCTTTGTTCAGTGACAAAGTATTTTCTGGAGACATATTGGACACTAAGGAGTCGATGATTGTTCAAATTCTTAAGAAGAAACCTGGAAAGTATGCGATGTTCACATATGAGTGGGAAAAAGAAGGTAAAACATACCCGGTTACTGTGACAATAGTCACATACAACAAGAAATGGGACATACAGGACAGTAAGATCAATGCACTATATAAAATAAAATTCAATGTGAATGAATTTGCCTATAATCATCTGGATAAGGATAAATCAAGGAAAGAATTGGAGACATTTCTTTCAAAAGAACTGACAAAGGATTTCAACGAAGTGGTTAAAAAATTGCAAGAGGCAAAAAGTGACGCTGTCGGTTTTGGTAGAAGTGTCCGCGCCTTCCATCCTCGGCTATGGGAAAAAGGGAAATGGCAAGATACGTTTTCCGAGCTCGACATTCATGTGAAGGTCGAGGCAGAGATTACTCGAACGGGGATACTGAACTAA
- a CDS encoding ATP-binding protein produces the protein MNALIEKEHAHRSGEIHESSAQLLIQQGGYVSPDAHLWEDVLVAIVLKKPVLLKGPSGSGKTKLAQTISHYFQQPMQSVNCSVDLDAESLLGFKTIISKDGETVIEFVEGPVVQAMKKGHILYIDEINMARPETLPILHSVLDHRRMLTNPFTGEVIYAHENFTVISAINEGYVGTSPMNEALKNRFVSFTVPYLTGEQLQTVMTDTYPNAPEQLVETFLQIGNDLKKQVMNGLLSDEAASVRSLLDAMGLAEHIPVKRAVQYAIAEKLDDKIERRLVMELVDTWVK, from the coding sequence ATGAATGCATTAATAGAAAAAGAACATGCACATCGTTCAGGGGAGATTCATGAGTCATCTGCCCAGCTGTTAATCCAACAAGGGGGCTATGTCTCACCGGATGCTCATTTATGGGAAGATGTACTTGTTGCCATTGTGTTAAAAAAACCTGTGTTATTAAAAGGACCATCGGGTTCAGGAAAGACAAAATTAGCCCAAACGATATCACATTATTTTCAGCAGCCTATGCAAAGCGTCAACTGTTCTGTCGATCTCGATGCGGAATCATTGCTCGGCTTCAAAACAATCATTAGCAAAGATGGAGAAACCGTTATCGAATTTGTCGAAGGTCCTGTTGTCCAGGCGATGAAAAAAGGACATATTTTATACATTGATGAAATCAATATGGCAAGGCCAGAGACATTGCCAATCCTTCATAGCGTGCTCGACCATCGTCGCATGTTGACGAATCCGTTTACAGGTGAAGTCATTTATGCACATGAAAACTTTACCGTTATTTCAGCGATTAACGAAGGATATGTTGGAACATCACCGATGAATGAAGCGTTGAAAAACCGCTTTGTGTCGTTCACTGTACCTTATTTGACAGGGGAACAATTACAAACAGTCATGACAGACACCTATCCAAATGCCCCAGAGCAGCTTGTCGAGACATTCCTTCAAATCGGTAATGATTTGAAAAAGCAAGTGATGAATGGGTTGTTATCCGATGAAGCAGCATCTGTTCGAAGCTTGCTCGATGCAATGGGATTAGCTGAACATATTCCTGTGAAACGTGCGGTGCAGTACGCTATCGCTGAGAAGCTGGATGATAAAATTGAACGTAGGCTCGTCATGGAATTAGTGGATACTTGGGTGAAATGA
- the odhB gene encoding 2-oxoglutarate dehydrogenase complex dihydrolipoyllysine-residue succinyltransferase yields MAEIIVPELAESITEGTIAQWLKKPGDTVEKGEFIVELETDKVNVEVISEEAGVVQEHLAAEGDTVQVGQVIAIVGAGSGAPAATPAAPVEAAAPAPAAPAPVVAVEEDASTSDRTIASPAARKMAREKGIDLAAVSPVDPMGRVRVQDVEAHGTAPKAQPAAVAPAASVVAQDDGRVTREKMTRRRQTIAKRLLEVKQSTAMLTTFNEIDMTNVMALRSRKKDQFFEQNDVRLGFMSFFTKAVVAALKKYPYVNAEIDGDEIILKNFFDIGVAISTDGGLVVPNVVDADRKNFAEIEGTIVELAKKARDNKLTMADMTGGSFTITNGGVFGSLMSTPIMNGTQVGILGMHTIQRRPVAIGDNIEIRPMMYVALSYDHRVIDGKDSVGFLKMVKELIENPEDLLLGS; encoded by the coding sequence GTGGCAGAGATCATAGTACCAGAACTGGCAGAATCGATTACAGAAGGAACAATTGCACAATGGTTGAAAAAACCGGGTGATACGGTTGAAAAAGGTGAATTCATCGTTGAACTTGAAACAGACAAAGTAAACGTTGAAGTTATTTCAGAAGAAGCTGGAGTTGTTCAAGAGCATCTTGCAGCGGAAGGCGACACAGTTCAAGTTGGTCAAGTTATCGCAATCGTTGGCGCGGGCTCTGGCGCACCAGCAGCAACTCCTGCTGCGCCAGTTGAAGCAGCGGCACCAGCACCAGCAGCACCAGCACCAGTTGTTGCAGTTGAAGAAGATGCAAGTACATCGGATCGCACAATTGCAAGCCCAGCAGCTCGTAAAATGGCACGTGAAAAAGGGATTGACCTTGCAGCTGTTTCACCAGTAGATCCAATGGGACGCGTTCGTGTACAAGATGTTGAAGCGCACGGGACAGCTCCAAAAGCACAACCAGCGGCAGTAGCACCAGCAGCTTCAGTTGTAGCTCAGGACGATGGTCGTGTAACACGTGAGAAAATGACTCGCCGTCGCCAAACAATTGCGAAACGTCTATTGGAAGTGAAGCAATCAACAGCAATGCTTACAACGTTCAACGAAATCGACATGACAAATGTGATGGCACTTCGCTCGCGGAAGAAAGACCAATTTTTCGAACAAAACGATGTTCGTCTTGGATTTATGTCATTCTTTACAAAAGCAGTTGTTGCAGCACTTAAGAAATATCCATACGTTAACGCAGAAATCGATGGCGACGAAATCATTTTGAAAAACTTCTTTGACATCGGCGTAGCGATCTCAACAGATGGCGGACTTGTTGTACCAAACGTGGTAGACGCAGACCGTAAAAACTTCGCAGAAATCGAAGGAACAATTGTTGAACTTGCGAAAAAAGCACGCGATAACAAATTGACAATGGCGGACATGACAGGCGGTTCATTCACAATTACAAACGGTGGTGTATTCGGTTCGTTGATGTCAACGCCAATTATGAATGGTACGCAAGTCGGAATCCTCGGCATGCACACAATTCAAAGACGTCCAGTAGCAATCGGAGACAATATCGAAATCCGTCCAATGATGTATGTGGCACTTTCATATGACCACCGCGTTATTGATGGTAAAGATTCTGTTGGCTTCTTGAAAATGGTCAAAGAACTAATCGAAAATCCAGAAGATCTTCTTCTCGGTTCTTAA
- a CDS encoding MATE family efflux transporter, producing METTLSLRKKPFRLAKIVMPILITQLALYLITFFDILMTGRYDTYHLAGVTIGSSFWVPVYTGLAGILMGLTPIIAHLIGASRKDEVKFTVQQGLYVSVVLATIVFLIIRYGVSPILASMPLEDEVRVVAADYLEAMSLGLFPLFAYTVLRCFFDALGATRVSMAIILLSAPLTIFTNYLLIFGNWGFPELGGVGAGYAAAITYWLIFFVAYGVAWKNNLFSYYQLFKVWGKISFRRWKEILFIGVPIGISIFVETSIFSAVTLMMSNYSTAVISAHQIALNFTSLLYMIPLSISMGATILVGQAVGAGQMRDAKQYSFLGVGLAIAFSFISITILLVFREPIASLYTTDTNIITLATQFFIFAALFQFSDAIQAPVQGALRGYKDVNMTFVMAIVSYWVLGLPIGYLMATYTDLGPYGYWIGLITGLTIGAITLTVRLIYIQKKKFF from the coding sequence TTGGAAACTACACTTTCTCTTCGAAAAAAGCCGTTTAGGCTTGCAAAAATTGTCATGCCCATTCTGATTACACAACTAGCGTTATACCTGATTACCTTCTTCGATATTCTTATGACGGGACGCTACGATACATACCATCTCGCTGGTGTAACAATTGGTTCATCGTTTTGGGTACCCGTTTATACAGGTCTTGCCGGGATCCTGATGGGCCTAACACCTATTATCGCCCATCTCATAGGGGCCAGTCGGAAAGATGAAGTAAAATTTACTGTACAGCAGGGGCTCTATGTATCGGTCGTCCTCGCCACTATTGTTTTTCTTATAATTCGATATGGCGTTTCACCGATACTTGCATCGATGCCACTTGAAGACGAAGTCCGGGTTGTAGCTGCCGACTATTTAGAAGCGATGAGCTTAGGACTATTTCCTCTTTTCGCATACACCGTATTACGTTGTTTCTTCGATGCGCTCGGTGCAACTCGTGTTTCAATGGCCATTATTCTTTTATCAGCACCGCTCACAATTTTTACAAACTATCTACTTATTTTTGGGAACTGGGGGTTTCCAGAACTTGGTGGAGTAGGTGCGGGGTATGCGGCTGCAATTACCTATTGGCTTATTTTTTTCGTTGCTTATGGTGTCGCCTGGAAAAACAATTTGTTCAGTTATTATCAATTGTTCAAAGTATGGGGCAAAATTTCATTCAGAAGATGGAAAGAGATTTTGTTCATCGGTGTGCCAATCGGCATTTCGATTTTTGTAGAGACTAGCATCTTTTCTGCAGTCACACTCATGATGAGTAACTATTCGACAGCAGTTATTTCAGCACATCAGATAGCGCTGAATTTCACTTCGCTGTTGTATATGATACCACTTAGTATTTCGATGGGCGCAACCATTCTTGTCGGCCAAGCTGTTGGTGCAGGACAAATGCGTGATGCTAAGCAATACAGCTTTCTCGGCGTTGGTCTGGCTATTGCGTTTAGCTTCATCTCCATTACTATTCTGTTAGTGTTTAGAGAACCGATTGCTTCCCTCTATACAACGGATACAAATATTATTACATTAGCAACACAGTTCTTTATCTTTGCCGCGCTATTCCAATTTTCCGATGCGATACAAGCTCCAGTTCAAGGTGCATTACGCGGCTATAAGGACGTTAATATGACGTTCGTTATGGCAATCGTATCGTATTGGGTACTCGGTTTGCCGATTGGTTATTTAATGGCGACGTACACTGATTTAGGGCCATATGGTTACTGGATAGGCTTAATTACAGGCTTGACGATCGGCGCAATCACGCTAACAGTAAGATTAATCTATATTCAGAAAAAGAAATTCTTTTAA
- a CDS encoding 2-oxoglutarate dehydrogenase E1 component — protein MSNNVDYHRSPYAVFSGPNLGYVMEMYEVFKVSPESVDAELADMFRRFGAPIIDEGKQTEAIGAVAPADFSKVLSAYKLQDAIRTYGHLAADIYPLNDRPKDSTRIEASYYGLTDNDLRAMPASLFFITTPPNVAHGLDAVNYLKSLYTGKIAYEFDHVIDEEERNWIQSKIENGNVSTQLSVDDKKALLERLTKIEGFEKFIHRTFVGAKRFSIEGLDTLVVFLDELVRRSEEEKMKKVLIGMAHRGRLNVLTHILNKPYEMMFAQFAGVPDAPFMPTDGSLEVTRGWFGDVKYHMGALYNGKSGMQRYLAYNPSHLEVVNPVITGQTRAAQEQTDSAGIPTQNTETAYAVLIHGDAAFPGQGIVPETFNYSRVRGFKTGGSIHVIANNMIGFTTEYYDSRSTYYSSDVAKGYEVPILHVNADSPESVIATAAFAFEYRQKFGKDILIDLLGYRRYGHNEMDEPLVTNPVTYHSVHEHPTVRELYGAELAAANVLTEEDVTKLDVEVIATMQAAYDKVKEPSVQTEPLSNATPVEVLAGYPRDLETGADEAKLRRINEELLAYPEGFNVFGKLTRILKRREDPFNGKGKIDWAHAETLAFGAILQDGNPIRMTGQDVQRGTFAHRHLVLHDEKTGEELVPLHHISGANASFVAYNSPLTEAAIVGYEFGYNLEDPKTLSIWEAQFGDFANMAQVMFDQFVSSSYSKWGQQSGLVLLLPHASEGQGPEHSSARLERFLQLCAENNWTVANLSSAANYYHILRRQAKMLGDKSMRPLVIVSPKSLLRHPLVGADVSDLTAGHFQTVLEQPGTGKKADKVEKILFASGKVAIDLAERVKDGTDFDHLHIVRVEQLYPFPSDKIKDIVSRYPNAKELVWVQEEPKNMGSWKFAYSYIKDLAGDKDISYVGRVHRASPSEGDGESYKIEQARILDEALKK, from the coding sequence ATGTCGAACAATGTTGACTACCATCGTTCCCCGTATGCTGTATTTTCGGGTCCAAACCTTGGGTATGTAATGGAAATGTACGAAGTGTTCAAAGTATCGCCTGAGTCTGTGGATGCTGAACTTGCGGACATGTTCCGCCGTTTTGGCGCGCCTATAATTGATGAGGGGAAACAAACTGAAGCAATCGGAGCAGTAGCCCCGGCTGATTTCAGTAAAGTGCTATCTGCCTATAAATTGCAGGACGCAATTCGTACATATGGGCATCTTGCAGCAGATATTTATCCGCTTAACGATCGTCCGAAGGATTCAACACGAATTGAAGCTTCTTATTATGGATTGACGGATAATGATTTGCGGGCAATGCCAGCATCTCTGTTCTTTATTACGACTCCTCCAAACGTAGCACACGGTCTTGATGCCGTGAACTATTTGAAATCATTATATACAGGAAAAATCGCCTATGAGTTTGATCATGTGATTGATGAAGAAGAAAGAAATTGGATTCAATCTAAGATTGAGAATGGCAATGTTTCTACTCAACTATCTGTAGATGACAAAAAGGCACTGCTTGAACGATTGACGAAAATTGAAGGATTTGAGAAATTTATCCATCGTACGTTTGTTGGTGCGAAACGCTTCTCTATCGAGGGACTTGACACACTCGTTGTCTTCCTAGATGAACTTGTTCGTCGTTCTGAAGAAGAGAAGATGAAAAAAGTTTTGATTGGAATGGCTCACCGTGGCCGTTTGAACGTATTGACACATATTTTAAATAAGCCATATGAAATGATGTTTGCCCAATTTGCTGGTGTGCCAGACGCTCCATTCATGCCTACAGACGGTTCACTTGAAGTGACACGTGGTTGGTTTGGTGATGTGAAATATCATATGGGTGCCCTCTATAATGGCAAATCGGGTATGCAACGTTACCTAGCTTATAATCCATCTCACTTGGAAGTTGTCAATCCGGTAATTACAGGACAAACAAGAGCTGCACAGGAACAAACGGATAGCGCAGGTATTCCTACACAAAATACAGAAACTGCCTATGCAGTACTTATTCACGGTGATGCAGCGTTTCCGGGACAAGGAATTGTTCCTGAAACATTTAACTATAGTCGTGTGCGTGGATTTAAGACGGGTGGTTCCATCCATGTTATCGCGAACAATATGATTGGTTTCACAACAGAATATTATGACTCTAGGTCTACTTACTATTCTTCAGATGTTGCGAAAGGCTATGAAGTGCCAATTTTACACGTCAATGCGGATAGCCCAGAGTCAGTCATTGCGACTGCAGCTTTCGCTTTCGAATACCGTCAAAAATTTGGCAAGGACATTTTAATCGACCTGCTCGGCTATCGCCGTTATGGACATAACGAAATGGATGAGCCACTTGTCACAAATCCAGTGACGTACCATTCTGTCCATGAGCATCCAACTGTTCGTGAACTATATGGTGCAGAGCTTGCAGCTGCTAATGTCCTAACGGAAGAAGATGTGACAAAACTAGATGTCGAAGTGATTGCAACAATGCAGGCAGCATACGACAAAGTAAAAGAGCCGTCCGTACAAACAGAGCCATTGTCAAATGCTACACCTGTAGAAGTACTGGCAGGCTATCCAAGAGATCTCGAAACAGGTGCGGATGAGGCCAAACTCCGTCGTATCAATGAAGAACTTTTGGCATATCCTGAAGGCTTCAATGTGTTTGGTAAATTGACACGTATTTTAAAACGCCGTGAAGACCCGTTCAACGGCAAAGGGAAAATCGATTGGGCGCATGCTGAAACACTTGCTTTTGGTGCAATTCTACAGGATGGTAATCCGATTCGTATGACGGGGCAGGATGTCCAACGCGGAACATTTGCGCATCGTCATCTTGTACTTCACGATGAAAAAACAGGCGAGGAATTGGTACCACTACATCATATTAGTGGTGCAAATGCATCGTTTGTGGCGTACAATAGCCCATTAACAGAAGCGGCAATTGTCGGCTATGAATTCGGTTATAACTTGGAGGATCCAAAAACACTGTCCATCTGGGAAGCTCAATTTGGAGACTTTGCCAACATGGCACAAGTGATGTTTGACCAATTTGTTTCGTCTAGTTATTCGAAATGGGGTCAGCAATCTGGACTTGTTCTATTGCTGCCACACGCATCGGAAGGACAGGGACCTGAGCACTCAAGCGCAAGACTAGAACGTTTCCTACAGCTTTGTGCGGAAAATAACTGGACGGTTGCAAATCTTTCAAGTGCTGCGAACTATTACCATATTCTTCGTAGACAGGCTAAAATGCTAGGTGATAAATCAATGCGTCCACTCGTCATTGTGTCGCCTAAATCGTTGCTTCGTCATCCACTTGTTGGTGCTGACGTTAGCGATTTAACAGCAGGTCATTTCCAAACTGTTCTTGAACAGCCTGGAACAGGAAAAAAAGCAGACAAAGTTGAGAAGATTTTATTCGCAAGTGGTAAAGTAGCAATTGATCTTGCTGAGCGCGTCAAAGACGGTACAGACTTTGATCATTTACACATCGTTCGTGTGGAACAGCTTTACCCGTTCCCATCCGATAAAATTAAGGATATCGTCTCTCGTTATCCGAACGCGAAAGAATTGGTTTGGGTACAAGAAGAACCAAAAAATATGGGATCTTGGAAATTTGCATATTCTTATATTAAAGATCTTGCAGGCGATAAAGATATCTCTTACGTGGGAAGAGTTCACCGTGCCAGCCCATCAGAAGGCGACGGAGAATCTTACAAAATTGAACAAGCACGTATTCTTGATGAAGCACTAAAGAAATAA
- a CDS encoding DUF6501 family protein, with product MTFKDWTTAPAIRTVVCKHADAAKYVVNNVLTPGKEYEVKNETEEFIFVLDNTGKVGGYYKTYFE from the coding sequence ATGACATTCAAAGATTGGACAACTGCTCCGGCAATTCGAACAGTCGTCTGCAAGCATGCAGACGCTGCAAAATATGTCGTGAATAATGTGTTAACACCAGGTAAAGAATACGAAGTGAAAAATGAAACGGAAGAATTTATTTTCGTTTTGGACAACACAGGCAAAGTCGGTGGCTATTACAAAACGTATTTCGAATAA
- a CDS encoding undecaprenyldiphospho-muramoylpentapeptide beta-N-acetylglucosaminyltransferase codes for MKRPVILLTGGGTAGHVSVNQALIPVFEEKGYEIHYIGSHEGIEKELIGNGHPEVNYHAIQSGKIRRYFSMKNFSDPFRVGAGVVQALSIIRKIKPEIIFSKGGFVSVPVVLAAKLAKIPVVVHESDLTPGLANKLALPFSKHIFTVFERTLNYVPAEKSTCSGAIIRPELLEGVREDGLRIACLSGNKPVLLIMGGSQGSAVVNEAIRKDLVAILQQFDVIHLCGKGNVDDRLESMAGYTQFEYVTEGLPHLLAASDFAVSRAGSNAIFELLALRKPMLLIPLSAAKSRGDQILNAAHFQKLGYAHVLQEEEIVNRTLSTEFAALVAAEQSLMEEMKKSLLPKTPEKMVEMIMSYRN; via the coding sequence ATGAAAAGACCGGTAATTTTATTAACAGGGGGCGGCACGGCTGGGCACGTATCTGTGAATCAGGCGCTTATTCCTGTATTTGAAGAAAAAGGATATGAGATTCATTACATAGGATCGCACGAAGGGATTGAAAAAGAACTGATTGGCAACGGGCATCCTGAAGTTAACTATCATGCCATTCAAAGTGGCAAGATTAGGCGCTATTTTTCTATGAAAAACTTTTCAGATCCGTTTCGGGTTGGCGCGGGCGTTGTTCAAGCGTTAAGCATCATTCGGAAAATTAAACCCGAAATTATCTTTTCAAAAGGTGGATTCGTTTCAGTACCCGTTGTTTTGGCTGCCAAACTAGCGAAAATTCCTGTTGTCGTCCATGAATCAGACTTGACGCCTGGCCTTGCTAACAAACTGGCATTGCCATTTTCTAAGCATATCTTCACAGTTTTTGAACGGACCTTGAACTATGTGCCAGCAGAAAAGTCGACGTGTAGTGGGGCGATTATTCGACCTGAATTATTGGAAGGTGTACGGGAAGATGGATTGCGTATTGCCTGTTTATCTGGAAACAAACCAGTGCTCTTGATTATGGGAGGCAGCCAAGGTTCGGCTGTCGTTAATGAAGCCATCCGTAAAGATTTAGTGGCCATCCTACAACAGTTTGATGTCATTCATCTGTGTGGAAAAGGAAATGTGGATGATAGGCTGGAAAGCATGGCAGGCTATACGCAGTTTGAATATGTGACAGAAGGCTTGCCGCATCTATTGGCTGCATCCGATTTTGCTGTATCAAGGGCGGGATCGAACGCCATTTTTGAATTGCTGGCCTTACGCAAGCCGATGTTACTGATTCCATTATCGGCGGCTAAAAGTAGGGGAGACCAAATTTTGAATGCGGCTCACTTTCAAAAGCTTGGCTATGCGCATGTTCTACAAGAAGAGGAAATTGTCAATCGAACGTTATCGACAGAATTCGCTGCTTTAGTCGCTGCTGAACAGTCATTAATGGAAGAAATGAAAAAGTCTTTGTTGCCAAAAACACCTGAAAAAATGGTGGAAATGATTATGTCATACCGAAATTAG
- a CDS encoding vWA domain-containing protein, translating to MVKMNRFIQFNDETVDAKTLLLYERLGRALADAPFLELTERKLLEFRPQESIISMSVFWRHRTEEVIHGGRLSDIYLLTAGYWKRFSVPTWITFTRTYSLHPLRKFALELLMMLEEFRLMDAITKERPGTATSFDIRREAYVGFHRNMLLSNVQKSFFADAMMNQLFISLHEGMFVDTSIDWGEIDLGLIQNILQHAYDAKNTEDNTYIADRIVGIIERFIDKDLIHQYYSAGDAITEDNTVFHYHEGMSDAEKGEEGPKETIEEVFRSWHRENESESGVHLEFELEHGRSGKSDANDTTPGNEEADIEETGSGDSKGNDNERWTDDESDKADKRENKVKAGKLFGKEHLNVVYEALRVEVADEQENRQKLLIWREQQKPYVRSFVEEMKKRIDLKEDSKRERLMKGRLSTKLTTMVVDERPKPFYRKNAPSVNLDAVFGLLVDGSASMLDKLDETKQAVLLFHDVLRQLGVSHEISSYYEDAYHATKDVQPNVFGLMHTFTDRNKDNGMSILSFDANEDNRDGFAIRWMAEQLAARQEKHKFLLVFSDGEPSAFGYDRNGILDTAEAVMETEKKGISVIHLFLSTEEPTGDQKALFSMMFGNKTASSNSVESFADQTLRILRKLLAIVIRNT from the coding sequence ATGGTCAAGATGAATCGATTCATTCAATTTAATGATGAAACGGTCGATGCCAAGACATTATTGCTGTATGAGCGGCTGGGAAGGGCACTTGCAGATGCACCTTTTCTTGAGTTAACCGAACGGAAATTGCTTGAATTTCGTCCGCAAGAAAGCATTATTTCAATGAGTGTTTTTTGGCGTCATCGGACAGAAGAAGTTATTCATGGGGGAAGGCTTTCCGATATTTATTTATTGACAGCGGGCTATTGGAAACGGTTTAGTGTGCCCACTTGGATTACATTCACTCGTACATATAGCTTACATCCACTTCGGAAATTCGCCTTGGAACTGTTAATGATGCTCGAAGAATTCCGTCTGATGGATGCGATTACGAAGGAAAGACCCGGAACGGCGACTTCGTTCGATATCAGAAGGGAAGCGTATGTGGGCTTTCATCGTAATATGCTCTTATCGAATGTCCAGAAGAGTTTTTTTGCAGACGCCATGATGAATCAGCTATTCATTTCACTCCATGAAGGCATGTTTGTCGATACTTCCATCGACTGGGGAGAAATCGATTTGGGGCTGATCCAAAATATTCTACAGCATGCCTACGATGCTAAGAATACGGAAGACAATACGTATATCGCGGACAGGATTGTTGGCATTATCGAAAGATTCATCGACAAGGACCTTATCCATCAATATTACTCAGCGGGGGATGCCATTACCGAAGACAATACGGTGTTTCATTATCATGAAGGAATGTCTGATGCTGAAAAAGGGGAGGAAGGTCCAAAAGAAACGATCGAGGAGGTATTCCGATCGTGGCATCGAGAAAACGAAAGTGAATCAGGTGTCCACCTTGAATTCGAACTCGAGCATGGTCGATCTGGTAAAAGTGATGCGAACGATACAACGCCTGGCAATGAAGAGGCAGACATTGAAGAAACAGGTTCTGGTGATTCTAAGGGCAACGACAACGAGCGCTGGACGGACGACGAGAGCGACAAAGCTGATAAGCGAGAGAATAAGGTGAAGGCCGGTAAACTATTCGGTAAGGAGCATCTGAACGTCGTCTATGAAGCGTTGCGTGTAGAAGTAGCTGATGAGCAGGAAAATCGTCAAAAATTATTGATTTGGAGAGAACAGCAGAAGCCGTATGTTCGTTCGTTTGTTGAGGAAATGAAGAAGCGAATTGATTTGAAAGAGGACTCCAAGCGAGAGCGTCTGATGAAAGGGCGTCTGTCGACCAAGCTGACGACGATGGTGGTGGACGAGCGACCTAAGCCATTCTATCGAAAAAATGCGCCATCTGTTAATTTGGATGCTGTATTTGGCTTACTTGTCGATGGCTCTGCCTCGATGCTTGACAAGCTGGACGAAACAAAACAGGCTGTGCTGCTATTCCATGATGTACTTCGCCAATTGGGTGTCAGCCATGAAATTTCTTCGTATTATGAGGATGCTTATCATGCAACGAAAGACGTACAGCCTAATGTGTTTGGCCTCATGCATACGTTCACCGATCGCAATAAAGATAACGGTATGTCCATCCTATCTTTCGATGCGAATGAAGATAACCGTGACGGCTTTGCGATTCGTTGGATGGCCGAGCAATTGGCTGCTAGACAAGAGAAACACAAGTTTTTACTTGTCTTCTCAGACGGAGAACCATCTGCCTTTGGTTATGATCGCAACGGTATTCTCGATACAGCAGAGGCCGTGATGGAAACGGAGAAAAAGGGCATTTCCGTCATTCACTTATTTCTCTCGACAGAGGAACCAACAGGGGACCAG